The proteins below are encoded in one region of Juglans microcarpa x Juglans regia isolate MS1-56 chromosome 4D, Jm3101_v1.0, whole genome shotgun sequence:
- the LOC121260639 gene encoding protein TRIGALACTOSYLDIACYLGLYCEROL 3, chloroplastic: MVLQSVSASFPLTATSGFSRSARVAVSSAGRINSCCFMRMKEQRKVVCACVAPPRNLGSDESSTTKFNDSFKSESLSTVREPEDDSDVLVECKDVYKSFGEKDILRGVSFKIRHGEAVGIIGPSGTGKSTVLKIIAGLLAPDKGEVYIRGRKRAGLISDEEISGLRIGLVFQSAALFDSMTVRENVGFLLYENSTMSEDKISELVTETLAAVGLKQVEDRLPSELSGGMKKRVALARSLIFDTTKESIDPEVLLYDEPTAGLDPIASTVVEDLIRSVHMKGEDALGMPGKIASYVVVTHQHSTIRRAVDRLLFLHEGKVVWQGMTNEFTTSTNPIVKQFASGSLDGPIRY; encoded by the exons ATGGTTCTGCAGTCGGTTTCGGCTTCGTTTCCTCTGACCGCAACAAGTGGCTTTTCTCGGTCGGCTAGAGTTGCCGTTTCGAGTGCGGGGAGGATCAATTCGTGTTGTTTTATGCGAATGAAGGAGCAGAGAAAGGTTGTTTGTGCTTGCGTGGCGCCTCCTCGAAATTTGGGAAGCGATGAATCCTCCACCACCAAATTCAAT GATTCGTTTAAGTCAGAGAGTTTAAGCACAGTTCGGGAGCCTGAGGATGATTCTGATGTTCTTGTTGAGTGCAAAGATGTCTATAAGTCATTTGGCGAGAAGGATATATTGAGAGGTGTGAGCTTCAAg ATTAGACATGGGGAAGCTGTTGGAATAATTGGCCCTTCTGGCACTGGGAAATCTACTGTTCTAAAAATTATTGCAGGACTGCTTGCTCCGGACAAG GGAGAGGTTTACATACGAGGTAGAAAAAGAGCTGGTTTGATCAGTGATGAGGAGATATCTGGCCTTCGAATTGGATTG GTGTTTCAGAGTGCAGCACTTTTTGATTCTATGACTGTCCGTGAAAATGTTGGTTTCCTTTT GTACGAAAACTCAACCATGTCTGAGGATAAAATTTCGGAGCTTGTGACAGAAACCTTGGCTGCTGTTGGCTTAAAG CAAGTTGAAGATCGGTTACCATCCGAGTTGTCTGGTGGAATGAAGAAACGAGTTGCTCTAGCTCGATCTTTAATCTTTGATACGACAAAGGAATCAATAGATCCTGAG GTGCTCTTGTACGATGAACCAACTGCTGGACTTGATCCAATTGCATCCACTGTTGTTGAAGATCTCATCCGCTCTGTCCACATGAAAGGTGAGGATGCACTGGGAATGCCTGGCAAGATAGCTTCCTATGTTGTTGTTACTCACCAACACAGTACGATTAGAAGAGCAGTTGACAG GTTACTGTTTCTCCATGAGGGGAAGGTTGTCTGGCAAGGAATGACTAATGAGTTTACGACTTCAACAAATCCAATTGTTAAACAG TTTGCCTCTGGAAGCTTGGATGGACCAATAAGATATTAG